Proteins from one uncultured Cohaesibacter sp. genomic window:
- a CDS encoding CBS domain-containing protein, with protein sequence MPCKDAMIEKVISLTPDMIVEDALHILEDEKIRTAPVISRDNELLGMFGFMSVMRQVLPVSVTMTNGLEHLDFARGAKPDIAKRINEIKSKTVESAMEQEPTTISPDLSVWEGILKLTKHGSPLPVVENGTQRFLGILTEQSAISELELIVSSSS encoded by the coding sequence GTGCCTTGTAAAGACGCAATGATTGAAAAGGTGATCAGTCTGACTCCGGACATGATTGTCGAGGATGCCTTGCACATTCTCGAAGATGAAAAGATCAGAACTGCTCCTGTCATATCTAGAGACAATGAACTTCTGGGCATGTTTGGTTTCATGTCCGTTATGAGGCAGGTCCTACCCGTTTCTGTTACCATGACCAACGGCCTTGAGCATCTGGATTTTGCGCGCGGTGCCAAACCCGACATCGCAAAGCGTATCAACGAAATCAAGTCGAAGACCGTTGAATCTGCCATGGAGCAGGAGCCGACTACCATCAGCCCGGACCTTTCGGTTTGGGAGGGTATCCTCAAGCTGACCAAACACGGCAGCCCCTTGCCGGTCGTCGAGAACGGGACACAAAGGTTCCTCGGCATTTTGACGGAACAATCCGCCATCTCCGAACTGGAACTGATTGTCTCCAGTTCTTCCTGA
- a CDS encoding M23 family metallopeptidase, giving the protein MSTTSLPQAPYQKAPQKRLQASERLSSKISLGQMPALLSPSARLNPPDRRTLNIRWLVGTVLTGCTSIFLMGGALVAGIQSQDKMTEQAFYQQTEQGRELAPGELITAGTKGNRLSRSIRPVSHRREIQVSTISTLGDENLVTTKPFMLISASLETKKSLNVNFPAFDPVRIFSSSAEKKPQTSNLQDDQLYSANVEGEMRLRSEPLNLVSNYKLDAGRPSNFEIRRLVDQSALFLSADNDPTEPAFGVIDPGRFEFPATSVDAMAPSYIRIVPENMSSITKTELNGQGTETEEKIVVAVQGDTVRNLLLENEATEEEAANLADLFANKAGIEALSNNQRMRIVYQLVHDGIRERKPLRISLYLGEEHQITVARSDQGIFQVADEPVESTLSLSAAAENLTNLQSGPRLSVYESVYQTALNNGIAPEMIDEMIKIMSFDVDFNAKVKPGDSLQLFHSVPEDGDAEKAEIMFIEIQLNGETKRYYRYRTQDDGIVDYYDENGRSAKKFLMRKPAPGAKFRSPFGWRRHPILKIMRLHKGVDWSAPRGTPILASGNGRLITRKWSSGYGKFIQIQHTNGYATGYAHMTRFEPGLEVGDYVHQGQIIGYVGSTGLSTGPHLHYEVTVNGRHVDPMRIRLPRGRTLSGDMLASFTQERERINDLLGKPSEVQVAQNDTD; this is encoded by the coding sequence ATGAGCACAACAAGTTTGCCACAGGCGCCCTATCAAAAAGCGCCCCAGAAAAGACTGCAAGCTTCAGAGCGCCTCAGCAGCAAAATAAGCCTCGGACAGATGCCTGCGCTGCTGTCTCCATCGGCGCGACTCAATCCACCTGATCGCCGTACCTTGAATATCCGCTGGCTGGTAGGAACCGTCCTGACCGGCTGCACTTCTATCTTTCTGATGGGAGGTGCTCTTGTTGCAGGCATTCAAAGCCAGGACAAGATGACCGAGCAGGCCTTCTATCAGCAGACGGAACAGGGCAGAGAACTGGCCCCTGGCGAATTGATCACGGCAGGGACCAAAGGCAACCGCCTTTCGCGCTCCATACGTCCGGTCTCCCACCGGCGCGAAATTCAGGTCAGCACCATTTCAACTCTTGGTGACGAAAATCTGGTAACCACCAAGCCATTCATGCTCATCTCGGCCAGCCTTGAAACCAAGAAAAGCCTGAATGTGAATTTTCCGGCGTTTGACCCGGTTCGTATCTTTTCTTCTTCGGCAGAAAAGAAGCCGCAAACGTCAAACCTGCAGGACGATCAGCTCTATTCGGCTAACGTGGAAGGCGAAATGCGCCTTCGGAGCGAGCCCCTCAATCTGGTCAGCAATTACAAACTGGACGCAGGGCGCCCGAGCAACTTCGAAATTCGGCGCCTCGTTGACCAGTCAGCATTGTTTCTCTCAGCAGACAACGATCCGACAGAACCTGCCTTTGGCGTCATTGACCCGGGGCGGTTTGAATTCCCAGCCACATCAGTTGATGCGATGGCGCCTTCCTATATCCGCATTGTGCCGGAAAATATGAGTTCCATTACCAAGACGGAACTGAATGGGCAGGGCACCGAGACCGAGGAAAAGATCGTTGTTGCCGTACAGGGTGATACGGTTCGCAACCTGTTGCTTGAAAACGAAGCCACCGAAGAAGAAGCAGCCAATCTCGCAGACCTGTTTGCAAACAAGGCAGGCATCGAAGCGCTTTCCAATAACCAGCGCATGCGCATTGTCTACCAGCTGGTACATGATGGCATCCGTGAGCGTAAGCCACTGCGAATCAGCCTTTATCTTGGCGAAGAACATCAGATAACGGTCGCGCGTTCGGATCAGGGTATCTTCCAGGTTGCTGATGAGCCGGTGGAAAGCACGCTTTCCCTTTCTGCCGCCGCGGAAAATCTGACCAATCTTCAGAGTGGACCGCGTCTTTCGGTATATGAATCGGTCTATCAGACAGCCCTTAACAATGGCATCGCGCCGGAGATGATCGATGAAATGATCAAGATCATGTCCTTTGATGTCGACTTCAATGCCAAGGTCAAACCTGGCGACTCCTTGCAGCTTTTCCATTCTGTGCCAGAAGATGGCGATGCAGAAAAAGCGGAAATCATGTTCATCGAGATTCAGCTCAATGGTGAGACCAAACGCTATTACCGCTACCGCACGCAGGATGACGGCATTGTTGACTATTATGATGAAAATGGCCGCAGCGCGAAAAAATTCCTGATGCGCAAACCCGCACCCGGAGCCAAATTCCGCTCACCTTTCGGCTGGCGTCGCCATCCGATTCTAAAGATCATGCGTCTGCATAAAGGTGTCGACTGGTCCGCTCCACGTGGTACGCCGATTCTTGCATCCGGCAACGGTCGTCTCATCACCCGCAAATGGTCCAGCGGGTATGGCAAATTCATCCAGATCCAGCATACCAACGGCTATGCCACCGGTTACGCCCATATGACGCGCTTCGAACCGGGTCTGGAGGTTGGCGATTATGTCCATCAGGGCCAGATCATTGGCTATGTCGGCTCGACCGGCCTTTCGACCGGCCCGCATTTGCACTATGAGGTCACTGTGAATGGTCGCCATGTGGACCCGATGCGCATTCGCCTGCCGCGGGGCCGCACTTTGAGTGGTGACATGCTCGCCAGCTTCACGCAGGAACGAGAACGCATCAACGATCTTCTGGGCAAGCCAAGCGAAGTGCAGGTGGCTCAGAACGATACGGACTAA
- the clpB gene encoding ATP-dependent chaperone ClpB translates to MNLERYTERARGFMQSAQTYAIGQGHQAFLPEHILKVLMDDKEGMASGLIDRSGGQSAQVRLLLEDHLKSIPSVSGAGAGQLYLSPHMAKLFEKAEEIAKKAGDSYVTVERLLLAISMLTDSDAGKILNKAGVSPQNLNRAIEEIRKGRTADSASAEEGYDALKKYARDLTQDARDGKLDPVIGRDDEIRRTIQVLSRRTKNNPVLIGEPGVGKTAIAEGLALRIINGDVPESLKDKRLLALDMGALIAGAKYRGEFEERLKAVLSEVEAASGELILFIDEMHTLVGAGKSDGAMDASNLLKPALARGELHCVGATTLDEYRKYVEKDAALARRFQPVMVNEPTVADTVSILRGLKEKYELHHGVRISDNALVSAATLSDRYITDRFLPDKAIDLMDEAASRLRMQVDSKPEELDELDRRIIQLKIEREALKKEDDDASRDRLEKLEEELAGLEEESAGLTQRWQAEKNKLSDATKLKEQLDEARVQLEQAQRRGDLAKAGELAYGEIPRLEATLAEVEERTQQGGAMVERSVQSDHIAHVISRWTGIPVDKMLEGERDKLLRMEAELGERVIGQAEAVAAVSKAVRRARAGLQDPNRPIGSFMFLGPTGVGKTELTKSLADFLFDDEHAMVRLDMSEFMEKHSVARLIGAPPGYVGYEEGGVLTEAVRRRPYQVILFDEIEKAHPDVFNVLLQVLDDGRLTDGQGRTVDFRNTLIIMTSNLGAEFLLGKEETDLSEADRERVLDVVRAAFRPEFLNRIDEIIIFHRLMREHMASIVAIQMKHLANLLADRKIELVLDDEATQWVANKGYDPAYGARPLKRVIQRYIQDPLAEELLSGGILDGSRVHVVVKDDALTFGVEE, encoded by the coding sequence ATGAACTTGGAACGCTACACGGAGCGTGCGCGCGGCTTCATGCAGTCTGCGCAAACCTATGCGATCGGGCAGGGGCATCAGGCCTTCTTGCCGGAGCATATTCTCAAGGTTTTAATGGATGACAAGGAAGGTATGGCTTCTGGTCTGATTGACCGGTCTGGTGGCCAGTCGGCGCAGGTGCGCCTGCTTCTGGAAGATCATCTCAAATCCATCCCGTCCGTTTCCGGCGCGGGCGCGGGACAGCTTTATCTGTCGCCACATATGGCCAAACTGTTCGAAAAAGCCGAAGAAATTGCCAAGAAGGCTGGTGATTCCTACGTCACTGTTGAACGGTTGCTGTTGGCTATCAGCATGCTGACAGACAGTGACGCTGGCAAGATTCTGAACAAGGCGGGCGTTTCGCCGCAGAATCTCAATCGCGCAATTGAAGAAATTCGCAAAGGGCGTACCGCTGATTCCGCTTCGGCAGAAGAGGGCTATGATGCGCTCAAGAAATATGCCCGCGATCTGACGCAGGATGCGCGCGATGGCAAGCTTGATCCGGTGATCGGGCGTGATGACGAGATTCGTCGTACCATTCAGGTGCTGTCCCGCCGGACAAAGAACAATCCGGTTCTGATTGGTGAACCCGGTGTGGGTAAAACTGCCATTGCAGAAGGGCTGGCTCTTCGCATTATCAATGGCGATGTGCCCGAATCTCTTAAGGACAAGCGTCTTCTGGCGCTGGATATGGGGGCCTTGATTGCTGGTGCAAAATATCGCGGTGAGTTTGAGGAGCGCCTTAAAGCTGTGCTCAGTGAAGTGGAAGCGGCCAGTGGCGAACTGATCCTTTTCATCGACGAAATGCACACGCTGGTGGGGGCTGGCAAGTCTGATGGCGCCATGGACGCGTCCAACCTGCTTAAGCCAGCCTTGGCGCGGGGCGAGCTGCACTGCGTTGGTGCAACCACGCTGGATGAATATCGCAAATATGTCGAAAAGGATGCGGCGCTGGCCCGCCGGTTCCAGCCTGTTATGGTCAATGAACCGACTGTGGCTGATACGGTGTCCATTCTGCGTGGCCTCAAGGAGAAGTATGAACTTCACCACGGGGTGCGAATCAGTGATAACGCGCTGGTTTCTGCCGCCACTCTTTCGGATCGCTATATCACCGATCGCTTTTTGCCCGACAAGGCCATCGACCTGATGGACGAAGCCGCTTCAAGGCTGCGTATGCAGGTGGATTCCAAGCCTGAAGAGCTGGACGAATTGGATCGTCGTATCATTCAGCTCAAGATCGAGCGCGAAGCCCTCAAGAAAGAGGACGATGATGCCTCACGGGATCGGCTTGAAAAGCTGGAAGAGGAACTGGCCGGACTTGAAGAAGAATCGGCAGGGCTGACCCAGCGCTGGCAGGCGGAAAAGAACAAGCTTTCTGATGCGACCAAGCTGAAGGAACAGCTCGACGAAGCCCGTGTTCAGCTTGAACAGGCGCAGCGTCGGGGCGACTTGGCCAAGGCTGGTGAGTTGGCCTATGGCGAAATTCCGCGCCTTGAAGCCACGCTTGCCGAAGTGGAAGAACGCACCCAGCAGGGCGGCGCCATGGTCGAGCGGTCTGTTCAGTCTGACCATATCGCCCATGTCATCTCGCGCTGGACCGGGATTCCGGTCGACAAGATGCTGGAAGGCGAGCGGGACAAGCTGTTGCGTATGGAAGCCGAGCTTGGCGAACGGGTGATCGGGCAGGCGGAAGCGGTCGCTGCCGTTTCCAAGGCCGTGCGTCGTGCACGGGCCGGTCTGCAGGATCCGAATCGCCCGATCGGGTCGTTCATGTTCCTCGGGCCAACCGGTGTCGGTAAAACCGAATTGACCAAATCGCTGGCGGACTTCCTGTTCGATGATGAACATGCCATGGTCAGGCTCGACATGTCCGAGTTCATGGAGAAGCACTCGGTGGCGCGGCTCATCGGTGCGCCTCCGGGCTATGTGGGTTATGAAGAAGGCGGCGTGTTGACCGAAGCGGTTCGGCGGCGTCCTTATCAGGTGATCCTGTTCGATGAGATCGAAAAGGCGCATCCGGATGTCTTCAACGTTCTGCTGCAGGTTCTGGATGATGGTCGTTTGACTGACGGGCAAGGGCGTACGGTGGATTTCCGCAATACCCTGATCATCATGACCTCGAACCTTGGGGCCGAATTCCTGCTTGGCAAGGAGGAAACGGATCTTAGCGAGGCCGACAGGGAGCGGGTTCTGGACGTTGTCCGGGCTGCCTTCCGGCCTGAGTTCCTCAACAGGATTGATGAGATCATTATCTTCCATCGCCTGATGCGCGAGCATATGGCTTCCATCGTGGCCATTCAGATGAAGCATCTGGCCAATCTTCTGGCCGATCGCAAGATCGAGTTGGTGCTGGATGATGAAGCAACCCAATGGGTGGCCAACAAGGGATATGATCCGGCTTATGGTGCTCGTCCGCTGAAGCGGGTGATCCAGCGCTATATTCAGGACCCTCTTGCCGAGGAACTGCTCTCGGGCGGTATTCTGGATGGGTCACGCGTGCATGTTGTGGTCAAGGATGATGCTTTGACCTTCGGTGTGGAAGAATAA
- a CDS encoding MOSC N-terminal beta barrel domain-containing protein, with product MSISLKAIYRYPIKGFTPQLLSQTEISEGKPLPWDRAFAIENGASGFDTQAPAHLPKIHFLMLMKQPELAALKTEFDPETGALTISKEGERVAEGNLFNPESMQTALNYLSSYCAKPLRGTPSLLHAENFAFTDSKTQDITLINLASVEEISEKAGSALDPLRFRGNFYIEGAKPWQEHDWVGKDVTIGGLRFHVRKRTQRCAATNANPTTGERDQNIPKLLMTHFDHCDCGIHLMPLQNGILQPGATLEFPLEE from the coding sequence ATGAGCATTTCTCTCAAAGCCATATATCGCTACCCAATCAAGGGCTTTACCCCGCAGCTTCTGTCGCAGACCGAGATTTCAGAAGGCAAGCCACTACCATGGGACCGCGCCTTTGCTATTGAGAATGGAGCCAGCGGCTTTGACACCCAAGCCCCCGCCCATCTTCCAAAGATTCATTTTCTGATGCTAATGAAACAGCCCGAGCTGGCAGCCCTCAAAACCGAGTTTGATCCGGAAACCGGAGCACTGACCATCAGTAAAGAGGGAGAAAGGGTCGCCGAGGGCAATCTGTTCAACCCTGAATCCATGCAAACCGCACTCAATTACCTGTCCAGCTATTGCGCCAAACCCCTGCGCGGCACCCCAAGCCTGCTGCATGCGGAGAATTTTGCCTTCACCGATTCCAAAACGCAGGATATCACGCTCATCAATCTGGCATCCGTAGAAGAAATCAGCGAGAAGGCAGGCAGCGCGCTTGATCCCTTACGTTTCCGCGGCAATTTCTATATTGAAGGGGCCAAGCCGTGGCAGGAGCATGACTGGGTCGGCAAGGATGTAACCATCGGCGGCCTTCGCTTCCATGTTCGCAAGCGCACGCAACGATGCGCGGCCACCAACGCCAACCCCACCACTGGTGAGCGAGACCAGAATATCCCGAAACTACTGATGACCCATTTCGACCATTGTGACTGCGGCATACATCTAATGCCCTTGCAAAACGGAATCCTGCAGCCGGGCGCCACACTGGAATTCCCACTGGAGGAATAA
- the glpK gene encoding glycerol kinase GlpK — protein MEKKYVLAIDQGTTSSRAILFDHSGQIAQVTQKEFTQIFPKPGWVEHDAMEIWSSVQSVVAELLSAPDVKVSEVAAIGITNQRETAVVWDKNTGRPVYNAIVWQSRQTMDVCNELKEKGLNDEFRSKTGLLIDAYFSGTKVKWILDNVEGAREKAEKGDLLFGTIDSWLVWKLTGGKVHVTDYTNASRTLMYNIHELKWDEELLAHLTVPASMLPEVRPNSEVYGMTSKDAFQGMELPIAGMAGDQQAALFGQACFTEGMVKNTYGTGCFLLMNTGEKAVPSKNGLLTTIAWGVDGKVEYALEGSIFVAGSAIQWLRDGLRMFREARDSELYATRVQGSDGVYMVPAFVGLGAPYWDSEVRGAIFGLTRGTTKEHFVRATLESLCYQTRDVVSAMEADSGIKLEKLRVDGGAVANDLLLQIQANFLQTPAERPMCIETTALGAAYLAGLAVGFWKDKNDIVQNFGVDRTFAPKMEAEEADKLYAGWQTAVKATMAFK, from the coding sequence ATGGAAAAGAAATACGTACTTGCTATCGACCAGGGCACCACAAGCTCAAGAGCGATCCTGTTCGATCATTCTGGCCAGATTGCGCAGGTCACTCAGAAGGAATTCACCCAGATCTTCCCGAAACCGGGCTGGGTTGAGCATGATGCAATGGAAATTTGGTCTTCGGTGCAGTCCGTTGTGGCCGAATTGCTGTCTGCTCCGGATGTGAAGGTTTCTGAAGTTGCCGCTATCGGTATCACCAACCAGCGCGAAACCGCTGTGGTTTGGGACAAGAATACCGGTCGTCCAGTTTACAATGCCATCGTTTGGCAGTCTCGCCAGACCATGGATGTCTGCAATGAGTTGAAGGAAAAGGGTCTTAATGACGAATTCCGCAGCAAAACCGGCCTGCTGATCGATGCCTATTTCTCTGGCACCAAGGTCAAATGGATTCTGGACAATGTGGAAGGGGCACGTGAGAAAGCCGAAAAAGGCGATCTGCTGTTTGGCACGATCGACTCCTGGCTGGTCTGGAAGCTGACTGGCGGCAAAGTGCATGTCACAGACTATACCAACGCATCGCGCACTCTGATGTATAACATTCACGAGCTGAAATGGGATGAAGAACTGCTTGCTCATCTCACTGTTCCAGCTTCCATGCTGCCAGAAGTGCGCCCGAACTCCGAAGTCTATGGCATGACCTCCAAAGATGCCTTCCAGGGCATGGAGCTGCCGATTGCCGGTATGGCTGGTGACCAGCAGGCTGCCCTGTTCGGTCAGGCTTGCTTTACCGAAGGCATGGTCAAGAACACCTATGGCACTGGCTGCTTCTTGCTGATGAATACCGGCGAGAAGGCTGTTCCTTCCAAAAACGGCCTGCTGACGACCATCGCCTGGGGCGTTGACGGCAAAGTGGAATATGCTCTTGAGGGCTCCATTTTTGTGGCCGGTTCTGCCATTCAATGGCTGCGTGATGGCCTGCGCATGTTCCGTGAAGCCAGAGACAGTGAATTGTACGCAACCCGTGTGCAGGGCTCTGATGGGGTTTACATGGTTCCTGCCTTCGTGGGTCTTGGTGCTCCATACTGGGATTCGGAAGTGCGCGGTGCGATATTTGGTCTGACCCGTGGGACGACCAAGGAACATTTCGTTCGGGCTACGCTGGAATCCCTGTGCTACCAGACCCGCGATGTTGTTTCCGCGATGGAAGCGGACTCTGGCATCAAGCTTGAAAAACTGCGTGTTGATGGCGGGGCGGTTGCCAACGATCTGTTGCTGCAAATCCAGGCCAACTTCCTGCAGACACCGGCTGAACGTCCGATGTGCATTGAAACGACCGCACTGGGTGCTGCCTATCTGGCTGGTCTGGCTGTTGGTTTCTGGAAAGACAAGAACGACATCGTTCAGAACTTTGGCGTTGATCGCACTTTTGCTCCGAAGATGGAGGCAGAAGAAGCCGACAAGCTGTATGCCGGTTGGCAGACCGCTGTCAAAGCAACAATGGCCTTTAAATAA
- a CDS encoding MIP/aquaporin family protein, whose protein sequence is MENFIGEMIGTMLLIIFGAGVCANTSLEKSYGKGGGWIVIAFGWGFAVAMAVYVTGKFTGAHINPAVTIGLAAVGAFPWALVPEYIAGQMVGGFLGAAIIVLMYGPHWAETKDEGTKLGVFSTGPAIKSPVANFISEFIGTAVLLFCLQGIGANQFADGVNPLIVGFLIVAIGLSLGGTTGYAINPARDLGPRIAHALLPIPGKGGSNWGYAWIPVLGPICGGICGAALYQVLFA, encoded by the coding sequence TTGGAAAACTTTATTGGTGAAATGATTGGCACCATGCTGCTGATCATTTTCGGGGCTGGTGTGTGCGCTAACACATCTCTGGAAAAATCCTATGGCAAGGGAGGCGGTTGGATCGTGATCGCCTTTGGCTGGGGTTTTGCTGTTGCCATGGCGGTCTATGTCACCGGGAAATTCACCGGCGCACACATCAACCCTGCCGTAACCATCGGTCTGGCCGCCGTCGGGGCCTTCCCCTGGGCTCTGGTGCCGGAATATATTGCGGGCCAGATGGTTGGCGGTTTCCTTGGTGCTGCCATAATCGTGCTGATGTATGGTCCCCACTGGGCTGAAACGAAAGATGAAGGCACCAAGCTTGGCGTCTTTTCAACGGGTCCTGCCATCAAGAGCCCTGTTGCCAACTTCATCAGTGAATTCATTGGAACGGCCGTGCTGCTTTTCTGCCTGCAAGGCATCGGGGCCAACCAGTTTGCTGATGGGGTCAACCCGCTGATCGTCGGCTTCCTAATTGTTGCGATTGGTTTGTCTCTGGGTGGCACAACGGGCTACGCCATCAACCCGGCTCGTGATCTGGGCCCACGTATCGCCCATGCTCTTCTGCCTATTCCCGGCAAGGGCGGCAGCAACTGGGGCTATGCCTGGATTCCCGTGCTCGGCCCGATCTGCGGCGGTATTTGTGGCGCTGCGCTTTATCAGGTTCTCTTTGCCTGA
- a CDS encoding FAD-dependent oxidoreductase, translated as MRSETLKKLHDDTPFDVLVIGGGATGCGIALDAATRGLRTALVERYDFCEGTSSRCTKLVHGGVRYLEAAVKRLDKEQYNLVREALHERGAFLRNAPHLSNRLPLITPVYSWWQVPYLYAGLKMYDILSGKMNIGHSKIISAKEAIRRFPMLHAKGLKACILYYDGQFVDIRMAISIAMTAERAGAVLANHVEVVSLLHDEAKNVAGARVRDAYTGEEWDVKAKKVINATGPFADGIRKMDDTAAKPILKVSSGIHMILDANFVPPDGGLLIPKTDDGRVLFILPWQGQALVGTTDNECKVESHPEVSAEDISYLLSYVRRYFDIDVTEKDVKSAWSGIRPLVFNPNAKDTSQLARDHVIIEDDSGLVTISGGKWTTYRLMAEQAVDTVIKGGVFGSVGGSRTHDMKVIGAEAFSPDQAGVIAKSYDLDEAVAKHLNEAYGDQAEHVARIAKEQGLNQRLHPDYAFIEAEVPYAIEKEAAVSASDFICGRITLALIDKNAAASAVPRVVALMAELLGWDEARTTNETQAVMKRIEVAF; from the coding sequence ATGAGATCCGAAACTCTGAAGAAATTGCATGACGACACCCCATTTGACGTGCTTGTGATTGGTGGTGGCGCGACAGGGTGTGGGATTGCTCTGGATGCGGCAACACGCGGTCTGAGAACGGCTCTTGTTGAACGCTATGATTTTTGTGAAGGGACGTCCAGTCGCTGCACCAAGTTGGTGCATGGTGGTGTGCGCTATCTTGAAGCTGCAGTTAAAAGGCTTGACAAGGAACAGTATAATCTGGTGCGCGAAGCGCTGCATGAACGCGGTGCTTTCCTACGCAACGCGCCTCATCTATCCAACCGTTTGCCGCTGATCACCCCGGTCTATTCCTGGTGGCAGGTTCCTTACCTGTATGCCGGTCTCAAGATGTATGACATCCTGTCTGGCAAGATGAATATCGGCCACAGCAAGATCATCAGCGCCAAGGAAGCTATTCGGCGCTTTCCTATGCTGCACGCCAAAGGGTTGAAAGCCTGCATTCTCTATTATGATGGCCAGTTTGTTGATATTCGTATGGCGATTTCCATTGCCATGACTGCCGAGCGTGCCGGTGCCGTTCTGGCCAACCACGTGGAAGTTGTCTCTCTTCTGCATGATGAGGCAAAGAATGTGGCGGGTGCCCGTGTGCGTGATGCCTATACGGGCGAAGAATGGGATGTCAAAGCCAAGAAGGTGATCAACGCGACTGGGCCGTTTGCCGATGGCATTCGCAAGATGGATGATACGGCAGCCAAGCCTATCTTGAAGGTCAGCTCTGGCATTCACATGATACTCGACGCCAACTTCGTGCCACCGGATGGCGGATTGCTGATCCCGAAAACCGATGACGGTCGCGTGTTGTTCATTTTGCCATGGCAAGGGCAGGCGCTTGTGGGTACTACCGATAATGAATGCAAGGTGGAATCCCATCCCGAAGTGTCTGCGGAAGATATCAGCTATCTGTTGAGCTATGTCCGTCGCTATTTCGATATCGATGTGACCGAAAAGGATGTGAAATCAGCTTGGAGCGGTATCCGTCCGCTGGTCTTCAATCCCAACGCAAAGGACACCTCACAATTGGCGCGTGACCATGTGATCATCGAAGATGACTCCGGTCTTGTGACCATTTCGGGCGGCAAATGGACGACCTATCGTCTGATGGCCGAGCAGGCCGTGGATACCGTCATCAAGGGTGGTGTCTTCGGATCTGTCGGCGGAAGCCGCACACACGACATGAAAGTGATCGGTGCTGAAGCCTTCTCACCTGATCAGGCTGGCGTGATCGCCAAAAGCTATGATCTGGATGAGGCCGTTGCGAAGCATCTGAACGAAGCCTACGGCGATCAGGCAGAGCATGTTGCCCGCATCGCCAAGGAGCAGGGGTTGAACCAGCGCCTGCATCCTGACTACGCCTTTATCGAGGCTGAAGTGCCCTATGCCATTGAAAAGGAAGCTGCTGTTTCTGCATCTGACTTTATCTGCGGGCGTATCACTCTTGCATTGATCGATAAAAATGCGGCTGCGTCCGCTGTTCCGAGAGTTGTGGCTCTTATGGCCGAGCTTTTGGGATGGGATGAAGCCCGCACAACGAATGAAACTCAGGCCGTCATGAAGCGCATCGAGGTTGCGTTCTGA
- a CDS encoding DeoR family transcriptional regulator — protein MVTGQNATATQKGLNQRQEKIVEIARSEGFVGIEKLAALFDITPQTIRRDIALLCDHGILRRYHGGASLISNTRNVDYTERREVMKDEKARIGQMVAAHIPDGASLFLNIGTTTEAVADALLNHKNLNVVTNNINVAAKLSQQESFDVSIAPGHVRPRDLAVIGEATIDFIKQFKVDFGVIGISGIDEDGTLLDFDYREVRVAQTIIENSRTTFLATDHTKFGRRAMVKLGNITELDGLFLDCLPPAPYDELIKSSTVTAHLVLES, from the coding sequence ATGGTAACCGGCCAGAATGCCACCGCAACCCAGAAGGGGCTTAATCAGAGACAGGAAAAGATCGTTGAGATTGCGCGCTCTGAGGGCTTTGTTGGCATTGAAAAACTGGCTGCTCTCTTCGACATCACTCCACAGACCATCCGGCGGGATATCGCGCTTTTGTGTGACCACGGCATCTTGCGCCGCTATCACGGGGGAGCGAGCCTGATATCCAATACGCGCAATGTCGATTACACCGAGCGGCGCGAAGTGATGAAGGATGAGAAAGCCAGAATCGGTCAGATGGTTGCTGCGCATATTCCTGATGGGGCGTCCCTTTTTCTCAATATCGGCACAACCACCGAAGCTGTGGCCGACGCTTTGCTCAATCACAAGAATCTCAATGTGGTGACCAACAATATCAATGTTGCCGCCAAACTGAGCCAGCAGGAAAGCTTTGATGTTTCTATCGCGCCTGGGCATGTGCGCCCGCGTGATCTGGCCGTGATTGGTGAAGCAACCATCGATTTCATCAAGCAGTTCAAGGTCGATTTCGGCGTAATCGGTATTTCCGGAATAGATGAAGATGGCACGCTGCTGGATTTCGACTATCGGGAGGTTCGGGTCGCCCAGACGATTATTGAGAATTCCCGAACCACCTTTCTGGCAACCGATCACACAAAGTTTGGGCGGCGTGCGATGGTTAAACTGGGCAACATAACGGAGCTTGATGGTCTGTTTCTGGATTGCCTGCCTCCTGCGCCCTATGACGAGCTTATCAAATCCTCCACCGTTACCGCTCATCTGGTGTTAGAGAGCTGA